ACTCACCAATTTACTCAACTCCTTTACTCATTACTGCTACATTTTAAACTATACAGGGTGAAATTACTACTGGTCCGGCTCACTGGGCGATACCCTTGTAAGTAACAGTGCTCAGATGCCACAAATATAAGCCACGAGATACAAGTGGGCCCTGGTGCAAGAACCATTGATGCCAACAAGAGCACTAACACACTTGCCAAATGCAAAGGCTACCTGAGGCATCACCAGCTCTACCAAATTTCAAGTTTACCATTTTCACAATTGAGATTTGACTAGAATTCACTTGTGGCAAACTGAATTGACTGAATATAGCTATAAAATAGACACACTTGTGTAAATTCATACTGCACACTGTCGGGACATAATCCTACGAACTCCCTGTATGTTTAGTGATCTCATTCTAAACAACAGCTCAGAGTCACACGGCAGAGGGACAGTTCAGTCCTTCTAACTCCAGTAGATGTCAGGCTTCACACAGATTTGAGTTTGGGGTCTGCTAAAAGGAGCGAGTTTTCTTGTAAACAAACTTTATGTTGATAATGGCAGTCATACTCACCCTTTTATTTGCAACTCATGTGTGGTCCTAAAGTTGTGACTcgaaaaaacacaatgtttgtACTTTTGAGGTCAGACAAATCGATTTAGTGTATTTCATTTGATGAGCATCATTGAACATCAAATCATGCATTTTGTTTACGTCCATGTTGAGTGGTTAGCTCTCGTCGTAGAAGTTACTGGTGTATTGCTATGCTCCTTTGCATGTTAGTGCTGCCAGAAGTCGATCAGTGGAACAGCAAGGAACCACCGGCAGCATTGTGTATCGAAAATAAATTTTGTCAACATCTTGGTGTGTGTCGTACGAACCCATAAAAGCAATCTTTCACAGAATGTCTAGAGATCAGAAACTCAAGGGAAATTAAAGTGCTGCGTCCCTTGCAACCTGAAGATTGCTGGATCCACTCATTGAATAATTCTTTAGCATAATAATATAATAGTGATGGTGTTGTTGCACTTATACCACATTCTTTTTCTCAGCATATTTGGAACATAACTTTTATAACCACACACACCATTTTGTTTTGTACTTTCCTTTATTAGATGTTAGCACCCGATCTGTCAAGGCCTTCAATGTAATCATCCCAGTCTGTCATTCAGATCTAATATTACATGAACATGCATTTTTTCAGTACTAAATGTTTAATCATAGAGGTTAGACATGTGCTTGTAAAACTTGAAAAAGATTATGTTATCTTATCTCACATGATTATGTTCTGTTAATGTAAATCCAGCACATAACATTACACCTCTCAGCACGCATACTTCACAGTTCATATTCACATGAGGGTCTAGTCTGAATAAACCCTCACGGGCTGAGGTTTGATATGAAAATCTTTTTGCTGGttgattattataatataataataatcataattgcTGTTTAAAATAAAGCTCAGCATGTTTGACGAGTGCTCAGAGTACAGAGGCCTCATGGATGACTTCCCAGCTCTGGTCTCAGACAAAAAAGCTGCAGCAAATTCCAAACCTGTGACCTGCTGCAGGGTCATAAGAGGGTGCAGAGGCAGCAGCGTCTAGTTTCATGTCCAGTCTTAACTTCCTTGGAGGGTGGGGCCTCAGGAGCCGCTGATTCCTCTTTACACTCTGACAACGAGCCGGTCGAGGTGGACAACAGCCTCCCGCACACCAGGTCAGCAGCTTTCCCATCCATGACGGTCAAGTCTGTGACTGTTTTCTCTCTTAGCGACATGTCcccatcatcgtcatcatctatCAGGACAAACTCCTTTAGGTAAACAATTCCCATCCCGTGGAGACTGTGGTTCTCTGTTAAATCCTCCATGGTGTGGGCGTCTACAAAGGTCAGAGTTGAGGTCTCGGTCAGGGTCTCGTGTGGGTCTGTGGAGTTGTCCTCCGGCCCCGAGAAGGCCTGGCTGCTCGATTCCATCACCCACATGGAGTTCCTGTTCACACTCTCGTCTTGGTACTTTCGGTCTTGACTTTTAGAGACGTAGTCTGGCATCTTGGAGGCAACCTTGTCTCTCTGATTGTGGGAACCATTCTCTGTGGCATTGGCGTTACCAGGATACATCGTAAAAGCCACTTTCTGGTAGTCATGGTAGATCTGCAGGCTGCCGCTCCCTGtaggagaagacagagggatGAAGGCGGTGTCGTCTTTTCCTTGCTTCTTCATCTATTTCTTCTTGCTGCACTGAAACAAAACGGAAACACGTTTAATGTTCTAGTAAGTGGACCTTCCTTCAGTCTCGACTGGTGTGCAGGTTTTGGACTTTATACCAGCCCCATATATAAATTTAAAGATGGTGGATTGGACTATGTGACAAATTCATGTGAATAGAATAGTCTTTATAATAGAACAGTACACACATTGTCAGTGAATAACAATAGGTATTAAAACAAAGTTATTGGACGATTTATCACTGCAGATTAGAAGAATATCGCTGATATCTAAAATATTAATCTGAATCTATATCAACAACTGTTGGACAGATCGACACAAAATCTGCagtcagatgtttgttttaGGTTTTGCATCATAGTTTTGAATGAGATGTTTCAATACCTATTGTATGGCATTTGCATTACAAATGTAtgtttcacacattttttttaatgatgatgATCCCTGATCCTTGAAGGAGGTAAAAGTAAGTGCAGTGGAGCAGTTTTAAGTTTACAACAGAAGATCTGTCATTTAGTATTGGCctttgtgaataaataaatgaagctgctactttaaaaagaagcaaaaaaTAACTTAAACTCCCAGAGGATTGGCTCTTTGAAGAAGGAGACAGATGAACTCCTCTAAAGTGCTCTAACCAGGACAGGAGTCTGTGTGAGTGGGCTTCATCtagctctctctccctgtcccaccacacacacagggttccCATCTTCACCCAGTAAAACTTAGCCATGCATTTTAAAGAgcacatatttattatatattatgtttAGACA
The genomic region above belongs to Pleuronectes platessa chromosome 4, fPlePla1.1, whole genome shotgun sequence and contains:
- the si:ch211-12e13.12 gene encoding paralemmin-2 isoform X1 is translated as MKKQGKDDTAFIPLSSPTGSGSLQIYHDYQKVAFTMYPGNANATENGSHNQRDKVASKMPDYVSKSQDRKYQDESVNRNSMWVMESSSQAFSGPEDNSTDPHETLTETSTLTFVDAHTMEDLTENHSLHGMGIVYLKEFVLIDDDDDGDMSLREKTVTDLTVMDGKAADLVCGRLLSTSTGSLSECKEESAAPEAPPSKEVKTGHETRRCCLCTLL
- the si:ch211-12e13.12 gene encoding paralemmin-2 isoform X2, which codes for MKRPLGRRVQLLTTRGSGSLQIYHDYQKVAFTMYPGNANATENGSHNQRDKVASKMPDYVSKSQDRKYQDESVNRNSMWVMESSSQAFSGPEDNSTDPHETLTETSTLTFVDAHTMEDLTENHSLHGMGIVYLKEFVLIDDDDDGDMSLREKTVTDLTVMDGKAADLVCGRLLSTSTGSLSECKEESAAPEAPPSKEVKTGHETRRCCLCTLL